One Erythrobacter sp. SDW2 genomic region harbors:
- a CDS encoding pyruvate dehydrogenase complex E1 component subunit beta — translation MAIELKMPALSPTMEEGTLAKWLKQEGDEIAIGDIIAEIETDKATMEFEAVDDGVLGKILVPEGTENVKVGTVIAMLGGEGEESAAPAAPKVEDVAGEGKDVGRDEAGGVTAPQKPASKPKADPEIPAGTNMATVTVREALRDAMAEEMRRDERVFVMGEEVAEYQGAYKVTQGLLDEFGPKRVIDTPITEYGFAGIGTGAAMGGLRPIVEFMTFNFAMQAIDHIINSAAKTNYMSGGQMRCPIVFRGPNGAASRVGAQHSQNYGPWYASVPGLIVIAPFDASDAKGLLKAAIRSDDPVVFLENELVYGRSFELPELDDHVLPIGKARIMREGSDVTIVSYSIAVGWALEAAEKLAEEGIDAEVIDLRTLRPLDKETILASLAKTNRLIVAEEGWPTCSIASEVMAICMEDGFDHLDAPVLRVTDEDVPLPYAANLEKLALIDTARIVAAAKKVCYRD, via the coding sequence ATGGCGATCGAACTCAAGATGCCCGCGCTCTCGCCGACCATGGAGGAAGGCACGCTCGCCAAATGGCTCAAGCAGGAAGGTGACGAAATCGCCATCGGCGACATCATCGCCGAAATCGAGACCGACAAGGCGACGATGGAATTCGAAGCCGTCGATGACGGCGTGCTCGGCAAGATCCTCGTTCCCGAGGGCACCGAGAACGTGAAGGTCGGCACCGTCATCGCCATGCTGGGGGGGGAGGGCGAAGAGTCCGCCGCCCCTGCCGCCCCAAAGGTCGAAGACGTTGCAGGCGAGGGCAAGGATGTCGGCCGCGACGAGGCCGGCGGTGTGACGGCCCCGCAGAAGCCCGCGAGCAAGCCCAAGGCCGATCCCGAGATTCCCGCCGGCACCAACATGGCAACCGTCACCGTCCGCGAGGCGCTGCGCGATGCCATGGCCGAGGAAATGCGCCGCGACGAGCGCGTCTTCGTGATGGGCGAGGAAGTTGCCGAGTACCAGGGCGCCTACAAGGTCACCCAGGGGCTCCTCGACGAATTCGGGCCGAAGCGCGTGATCGACACGCCGATCACCGAATACGGCTTTGCCGGCATCGGCACCGGCGCGGCCATGGGCGGCCTGCGCCCGATCGTCGAGTTCATGACCTTCAATTTCGCCATGCAGGCGATCGACCACATCATCAACTCGGCGGCCAAGACGAATTACATGTCGGGTGGCCAGATGCGCTGCCCGATCGTGTTCCGCGGCCCCAACGGCGCGGCGTCACGCGTGGGCGCGCAGCACAGCCAGAACTATGGCCCGTGGTATGCCAGCGTGCCCGGCCTGATCGTGATCGCGCCTTTTGACGCCTCGGACGCCAAGGGGCTGCTCAAGGCGGCGATCCGCAGCGACGACCCGGTCGTCTTCCTCGAGAACGAGCTGGTCTATGGCCGCAGCTTCGAGCTGCCCGAACTCGACGACCACGTCCTGCCGATCGGCAAGGCGCGGATCATGCGCGAGGGTTCGGACGTTACCATCGTCAGCTATTCCATCGCGGTCGGTTGGGCGCTGGAGGCTGCTGAGAAGCTGGCCGAGGAAGGTATCGATGCCGAAGTCATCGACCTGCGCACCTTGCGTCCGCTCGACAAGGAAACGATCCTGGCTTCTCTCGCCAAAACCAACCGCCTGATCGTGGCGGAAGAAGGCTGGCCGACCTGCTCGATCGCTTCGGAAGTGATGGCGATCTGCATGGAGGACGGCTTCGACCACCTTGATGCGCCGGTGTTGCGCGTCACTGACGAGGATGTGCCGCTGCCCTATGCCGCCAATCTCGAAAAGTTGGCGCTGATCGACACCGCCCGCATCGTCGCGGCGGCGAAGAAGGTCTGTTACCGAGACTGA
- a CDS encoding TadE/TadG family type IV pilus assembly protein: MSRFAHFAKDVMAATSGVAMTEFALAAPLLMVAGLYGAETTWLSIVHMRVNQMALRIADDASRVGEISALETRKIYESDVNDLLYGSHLETDSLEFYANGRVIISSLEVVPESDPEQQYIHWQRCKGRLNWASTYGVEGDGLSGSFEGMGPVGSKVTAEPEDAIMFVEVAYNYQPLFGDMFVSDRLITAHAAFNVRDNRDLAELYQRDPLKPDPTANCSIFDDFDGNSTPVEPIGAVSPGGTSGPLLGDHPGTSGSSGTSSGGGSSSSGSSGSSGGGGVDDDDEGEDEDADD, encoded by the coding sequence ATGAGCCGGTTTGCACATTTCGCCAAAGACGTGATGGCCGCAACCAGCGGCGTGGCGATGACCGAGTTCGCTCTCGCTGCTCCGTTGCTGATGGTCGCCGGCCTTTACGGTGCCGAGACGACCTGGCTCTCGATCGTCCACATGCGGGTAAACCAGATGGCATTGCGGATCGCCGACGACGCTTCACGTGTTGGCGAAATCTCTGCGCTCGAGACGCGCAAGATCTACGAGAGCGACGTCAACGACCTGCTCTATGGCTCTCATCTCGAAACAGACTCGCTGGAATTCTACGCCAACGGAAGGGTGATCATCAGCAGTCTCGAGGTTGTCCCGGAAAGCGACCCGGAGCAGCAGTACATCCATTGGCAGCGCTGCAAAGGCCGCTTGAACTGGGCTTCGACCTATGGCGTCGAAGGCGACGGTCTGAGCGGCAGCTTCGAAGGTATGGGGCCGGTCGGCAGCAAGGTCACTGCAGAGCCCGAAGACGCCATCATGTTCGTCGAAGTGGCTTACAACTACCAACCGCTGTTTGGCGATATGTTCGTCAGCGATCGGCTGATCACGGCCCATGCCGCCTTCAACGTGCGCGACAATCGCGATCTCGCAGAACTCTACCAGCGGGATCCATTGAAGCCCGATCCTACCGCGAATTGCAGCATATTCGATGACTTCGACGGGAACAGCACGCCTGTGGAGCCCATAGGCGCAGTCTCTCCAGGGGGCACCTCCGGTCCGCTGTTGGGCGACCACCCAGGAACTTCAGGCAGCAGCGGCACCAGCAGTGGTGGCGGTTCGAGCAGTTCGGGCAGTTCCGGCAGCAGCGGTGGCGGTGGAGTTGATGATGACGATGAAGGGGAGGACGAGGACGCCGACGATTGA
- a CDS encoding septum formation initiator family protein, translated as MLRFKADSVVFMTREGHRIKMPREQLTQGLALVALLLMAGMALFGPSGLLAWSEQSQLLEQRKAQIAQLTDERNRLQQDVDALDPENVDPDFAATIVREQLNVVHPDELVLELEPQK; from the coding sequence ATGCTGCGATTCAAAGCTGATTCAGTCGTCTTCATGACGCGCGAGGGACACCGCATCAAAATGCCCAGGGAGCAGCTGACCCAGGGGCTGGCGCTTGTCGCCTTGCTGCTCATGGCCGGTATGGCTCTGTTCGGGCCCAGCGGCCTGCTGGCCTGGAGCGAACAATCCCAACTGCTGGAGCAGCGCAAGGCGCAAATTGCCCAGCTCACCGATGAGCGCAACCGCCTGCAACAGGACGTGGACGCGCTCGATCCGGAGAATGTCGATCCCGACTTTGCCGCGACGATCGTCCGCGAGCAGTTGAATGTCGTGCATCCCGACGAGCTGGTGCTCGAACTCGAGCCACAGAAATAA
- the pdhA gene encoding pyruvate dehydrogenase (acetyl-transferring) E1 component subunit alpha — protein MAKASTRKTPAKNHAVRSAAQDEDFILHSLQEAFEKNKRYDASVEEMLHFYEQMLLIRRFEERAGQLYGLGLIGGFCHLYIGQEAVAIGLQSALDGDKDSVITGYRDHGHMLAYGIDPKVIMAELTGREAGISKGKGGSMHMFSTEHKFYGGHGIVGAQVALGGGLAFAHKYNEDGGLCLAYFGDGAANQGQVYETFNMAALWNLPIVFVVEDNQYAMGTASKRSSAETRFHRRGTAFRIPGMEVNGMDVLEVRAAAEVAFKHVREGNGPVLMECNTYRYRGHSMSDPAKYRTREEVQEQRDHHDPIEGLKKILIEKGKSEDDLKAIDKAIRAQVSESADFAENSPEPAPSELYTDVLVGEY, from the coding sequence TTGGCCAAAGCCAGCACCCGCAAGACGCCTGCGAAGAATCACGCTGTCCGCAGCGCCGCGCAGGACGAGGATTTTATCCTGCACAGCCTCCAGGAAGCGTTCGAGAAGAACAAGCGCTACGACGCCAGCGTCGAGGAGATGCTGCACTTCTACGAACAGATGTTGCTCATTCGCCGCTTCGAGGAACGCGCGGGCCAGCTTTACGGCCTCGGCCTGATCGGCGGCTTTTGTCACCTTTATATCGGGCAGGAAGCGGTCGCCATCGGCCTTCAGTCGGCACTCGACGGGGACAAGGACAGCGTCATCACCGGGTACCGCGACCATGGCCACATGCTCGCCTACGGCATCGATCCCAAGGTCATCATGGCCGAACTGACGGGCCGCGAAGCCGGCATTTCCAAGGGCAAGGGCGGCTCGATGCACATGTTCAGCACCGAGCATAAGTTCTACGGCGGCCACGGCATCGTCGGCGCGCAGGTCGCGCTCGGCGGCGGGCTGGCCTTCGCACACAAGTACAACGAGGACGGCGGTTTGTGCCTCGCCTATTTCGGCGACGGCGCGGCGAACCAGGGACAGGTCTACGAAACCTTCAACATGGCCGCGCTGTGGAACCTGCCGATCGTGTTCGTGGTCGAGGACAATCAGTACGCCATGGGCACTGCGTCGAAGCGCAGCTCGGCCGAAACCCGCTTCCACCGCCGCGGCACGGCCTTTCGGATCCCCGGCATGGAGGTGAACGGCATGGACGTACTCGAAGTGCGCGCCGCCGCCGAGGTCGCGTTCAAGCATGTGCGCGAAGGCAATGGTCCGGTGCTGATGGAGTGCAACACCTATCGCTACCGCGGGCACTCCATGTCGGACCCTGCCAAGTACCGCACCCGCGAGGAAGTGCAGGAACAGCGTGACCACCACGATCCGATCGAGGGCCTCAAGAAGATCCTGATCGAGAAGGGCAAGAGCGAGGACGATTTGAAGGCTATCGACAAGGCGATCCGGGCACAGGTCTCGGAGAGCGCGGACTTTGCCGAAAACTCGCCGGAACCCGCGCCGAGCGAACTCTACACCGATGTTCTGGTGGGGGAGTACTGA
- a CDS encoding TadE/TadG family type IV pilus assembly protein: MLRMVRSLRRNREGATFVEFAMISPVLLIAVLGAMDAAFNAYTSVVLRGAVADAARGATIEDADSGSLDGEVTTRVRDLLPSAQLSYARKSYDSFSVVGNPEDYDDVNGDGFCNDGESFEDVNGNGLWDSDRGIIGNGGARDVVEYKVTISYDRLFPAPALIGLDPRFSVTATTLLRNQPFADSDAAPETESCI; encoded by the coding sequence TCGTCGAATTCGCGATGATTTCGCCAGTCTTGCTGATCGCGGTATTGGGGGCGATGGATGCCGCCTTCAACGCCTACACGTCGGTCGTCTTGCGCGGCGCCGTGGCCGACGCTGCGCGCGGGGCAACGATCGAGGACGCCGATAGCGGCTCGCTCGACGGCGAGGTGACGACGAGGGTAAGGGATCTACTGCCATCGGCGCAGCTCAGCTACGCTCGCAAATCCTATGACAGTTTCTCGGTCGTCGGAAACCCAGAAGATTACGACGACGTCAATGGCGACGGGTTCTGCAACGACGGGGAATCGTTCGAGGACGTCAACGGCAACGGCCTCTGGGATAGCGATCGGGGCATTATCGGCAATGGCGGGGCGCGCGATGTCGTCGAATACAAGGTCACGATAAGTTACGACCGGCTGTTCCCAGCTCCAGCCTTGATTGGGCTCGATCCCAGATTCTCCGTCACCGCAACTACTTTGCTGCGGAACCAGCCCTTTGCCGATAGTGACGCTGCGCCGGAAACAGAGAGCTGCATATGA